The Pseudomonas berkeleyensis genome includes a region encoding these proteins:
- a CDS encoding putative motility protein translates to MELSSISSQVSSQASAQISAQMSLLLLRKTLELQAANITGLVQSAAPASAPSNPPNLGNSVDVMA, encoded by the coding sequence GTGGAGCTGAGCAGCATTTCCAGCCAGGTATCGAGTCAGGCGTCTGCTCAGATCTCCGCGCAGATGTCGCTCCTGCTGCTGCGCAAGACGCTGGAGCTGCAGGCCGCCAACATCACCGGCCTGGTGCAGTCCGCTGCACCGGCCAGTGCACCGAGCAATCCGCCAAACCTGGGCAACAGCGTCGACGTGATGGCCTGA
- the msrA gene encoding peptide-methionine (S)-S-oxide reductase MsrA has product MVLRSQILVNKHALPTAEQALPGRAEAMPVADTHYVNGNPIKPPFPAGLQQAVFGLGCFWGAERRFWQQPGVFSTAVGYAGGFTPNPTYEEVCSGLTGHTEVVLVVFDPQQTSFEALLKVFWEVHNPTQGMRQGNDQGTQYRSAIYCQDEAQLHAAQASQARFQAELDKAAMGSITTEISEAPTFYYAETYHQQYLAKNPGGYCGLGGTGVCLPPES; this is encoded by the coding sequence ATGGTTCTGCGTTCCCAGATTCTCGTAAACAAACATGCACTGCCGACCGCCGAGCAGGCCTTGCCTGGTCGCGCCGAAGCGATGCCGGTGGCCGACACTCATTACGTCAACGGCAACCCGATCAAACCGCCCTTCCCGGCCGGCCTGCAGCAGGCGGTGTTCGGCCTGGGCTGCTTCTGGGGTGCCGAGCGGCGCTTCTGGCAGCAGCCTGGCGTGTTCAGCACGGCCGTAGGCTATGCCGGTGGTTTCACTCCCAACCCGACCTACGAGGAAGTCTGCTCCGGCCTGACCGGGCACACCGAAGTGGTATTGGTGGTATTCGATCCGCAACAGACCAGCTTCGAAGCCTTGCTCAAGGTGTTCTGGGAAGTGCACAACCCGACCCAAGGCATGCGCCAGGGCAACGACCAGGGCACACAGTACCGCTCGGCGATCTACTGCCAGGACGAAGCGCAGCTGCATGCAGCGCAGGCCAGCCAGGCTCGTTTCCAGGCGGAGCTGGACAAGGCAGCAATGGGCAGCATCACCACTGAAATCAGCGAAGCGCCGACCTTCTACTACGCCGAGACCTATCACCAGCAATATCTGGCGAAGAACCCGGGCGGCTATTGCGGCCTGGGCGGAACAGGCGTATGTCTACCCCCTGAATCTTGA